A stretch of Electrophorus electricus isolate fEleEle1 chromosome 3, fEleEle1.pri, whole genome shotgun sequence DNA encodes these proteins:
- the wdcp gene encoding WD repeat and coiled-coil-containing protein isoform X1, producing MTIVNCRNAEGTRKQYCKSMDLGEVKLLRTGLNSLQAIHPVHGIAWTDGKQVCLTSFCYISGEVKFGDTNVIGQFEDVFGLFWGRMCCHGSLALLAVQHKKQVTVLQLQQSALEQNKLLCAQTCELNEPFPLLSQGCVWHPRLDILAILTKRDVSVLFSVCVDNRHVKADIQGSGLVRCACWTKDGMRLVVAIGSALHSYTWNDIQKSLVACSFCPIFDVGDNICSIESIDDAQIVVTTELPLDKICGLNAGIAFDMPAMSEPASSQHLPVMTLGGDADLESQRRSFDSEQLQPQGFLSSSGPIDLTEILAKHKKSDPSPLIHLHRRDNMTGSGQDSSHLILVRYEHKVTSTRKVSIPGILVPDILAFDPKGNTVVVASNSCSTILIYSITELSVSNIQQIHLQKNEKPKGLCFISSNMILLALGQQRSNDPVFLPSSNTDQYNLRLVARELVFSEDNASSVSDSPSNLHGLWRHSENYSKPLALKDLVLPEGSINVPPSSRRKLIEEMQSPEVSLVPSSDRAASSTSSITVETYDMDHVTRMATLVAGQISRESSQPCSPRYEVSEKLLSDPSPHKNSNLMKQKDLEELKHNIERILVQFSEVQQCLSEIRDFDWNGKKSMGCYPFACEPQYVHVTCQKLLSENVHTDEKRVVLLCEGRLRLRALQEIFNLPMVEMKHGSVWIVLVADADGFVPLTFKHKEALMVRNAKRKCPCKPVGSTDDLSPELSKSCSMAQ from the exons ATGACCATCGTTAACTGTAGGAATGCTGAAGGAACTAGAAAGCAAT ACTGCAAAAGCATGGATCTAGGAGAAGTCAAACTTTTAAGGACTGGTTTAAATAGTCTGCAAGCCATTCACCCTGTGCATGGGATAGCTTGGACTGATGGGAAACAGGTTTGCCTCACGTCTTTCTGTTACATCAGCGGTGAAGTCAAATTTGGGGACACAAATGTCATTGGACAATTTGAAGATGTCTTCGGGCTTTTTTGGGGACGTATGTGCTGCCATGGTTCTCTGGCATTGCTTGCTGTCCAGCACAAGAAGCAGGTTACAGTGTTGCAGCTCCAGCAGAGTGCCCTGGAGCAGAATAAACTGTTATGTGCACAGACATGTGAATTGAATGAGCCTTTCCCCCTGCTGTCTCAGGGCTGCGTCTGGCATCCCAGATTAGACATCTTGGCCATTTTAACCAAGCGggatgtctctgtgctgttctctgtgtgtgtggataaccGGCATGTGAAGGCAGACATCCAGGGCAGCGGGCTTGTCCGCTGTGCATGCTGGACTAAAGATGGAATGAGACTTGTGGTTGCCATTGGAAGCGCTCTTCATTCCTACACCTGGAACGACATCCAGAAGAGCTTGGTGGCCTGTTCCTTTTGCCCCATTTTTGATGTTGGTGACAACATCTGCAGCATTGAGTCTATAGATGACGCTCAAATAGTTGTCACCACAGAGCTGCCGTTGGATAAAATATGTGGGCTGAATGCTGGTATCGCCTTTGACATGCCAGCTATGTCCGAGCCAGCCTCCTCTCAGCACTTGCCAGTTATGACGTTGGGTGGAGATGCTGACTTGGAGTCCCAGAGAAGGTCATTCGATTCTGAACAGTTGCAGCCTCAAGGGTTCCTTTCATCCTCTGGCCCCATTGACCTTACTGAGATTCTGGCTAAACACAAAAAATCAGACCCCAGCCCTCTCATTCACCTGCACCGGCGAGACAACATGACAGGATCAGGTCAAGACTCGTCCCATTTGATTCTGGTCAGATATGAGCACAAGGTCACCTCCACCAGGAAAGTGAGCATCCCAGGCATCCTGGTGCCTGACATCCTGGCCTTTGATCCCAAGGGGAATACTGTAGTGGTGGCTTCTAACTCCTGCAGCACGATTCTCATTTACTCCATCACAGAGTTGTCTGTGTCCAATATTCAGCAAATTCATCTTCAGAAGAATGAGAAGCCGAAAGGGTTGTGCTTCATCAGCAGCAATATGATACTGCTCGCACTGGGTCAGCAGAGGTCAAATGACCCTGTCTTTCTTCCATCCTCAAACACAGACCAATACAACCTCAGGCTGGTGGCTAGGGAGCTGGTGTTCAGTGAGGACAATGCCTCTTCAGTGTCTGACTCTCCCAGTAATTTGCATGGTCTCTGGAGACATTCTGAGAACTACTCCAAACCTCTTGCATTGAAGGACCTTGTTCTTCCTGAGGGCTCCATAAATGTTCCCCCAAGCAGCAGAAGGAAACTGATTGAGGAGATGCAAAGTCCTGAAGTCAGCCTGGTGCCCAGCTCGGATAGAGCCGCATCCAGCACCTCCTCCATCACCGTGGAGACCTACGATATGGATCATGTGACCCGCATGGCCACACTAGTAGCTGGCCAGATCAGCCGGGAATCAAGTCAACCGTGTTCTCCTCGATATGAGGTTTCAGAAAAGTTGCTTTCTGATCCCTCTCCCCATAAGAACAGCAACCTTATGAAACAGAAGGACCTGGAGGAGCTCAAACACAACATAGAGAGGATATTAGTCCAATTCTCTGAGGTGCAGCAGTGCCTCTCAGAAATCAGAGACTTTGACTGGAATGGGAAAAAGTCCATGGGCTGTTACCCATTTGCCTGTGAACCTCAGTATGTTCATGTTACATGTCAG AAACTGCTTTCAGAGAACGTGCACACAGACGAGAAGAGAGTGGTTCTGCTTTGTGAGGGAAGGCTGCGTCTTCGAGCACTTCAGGAGATCTTCAACCTGCCCATGGTGGAGATGAAGCATG GTTCAGTGTGGATCGTCCTGGTGGCTGATGCAGATGGATTTGTACCACTCACTTTCAAACACAAGGAGGCACTCATGGTACGGAATGCAAAGAGAAAGTGTCCCTGCAAGCCTGTGGGCAGCACCGATGACCTATCCCCAGAACTCTCCAAATCTTGTAGTATGGCACAATGA
- the wdcp gene encoding WD repeat and coiled-coil-containing protein isoform X3: MDLGEVKLLRTGLNSLQAIHPVHGIAWTDGKQVCLTSFCYISGEVKFGDTNVIGQFEDVFGLFWGRMCCHGSLALLAVQHKKQVTVLQLQQSALEQNKLLCAQTCELNEPFPLLSQGCVWHPRLDILAILTKRDVSVLFSVCVDNRHVKADIQGSGLVRCACWTKDGMRLVVAIGSALHSYTWNDIQKSLVACSFCPIFDVGDNICSIESIDDAQIVVTTELPLDKICGLNAGIAFDMPAMSEPASSQHLPVMTLGGDADLESQRRSFDSEQLQPQGFLSSSGPIDLTEILAKHKKSDPSPLIHLHRRDNMTGSGQDSSHLILVRYEHKVTSTRKVSIPGILVPDILAFDPKGNTVVVASNSCSTILIYSITELSVSNIQQIHLQKNEKPKGLCFISSNMILLALGQQRSNDPVFLPSSNTDQYNLRLVARELVFSEDNASSVSDSPSNLHGLWRHSENYSKPLALKDLVLPEGSINVPPSSRRKLIEEMQSPEVSLVPSSDRAASSTSSITVETYDMDHVTRMATLVAGQISRESSQPCSPRYEVSEKLLSDPSPHKNSNLMKQKDLEELKHNIERILVQFSEVQQCLSEIRDFDWNGKKSMGCYPFACEPQYVHVTCQKLLSENVHTDEKRVVLLCEGRLRLRALQEIFNLPMVEMKHGSVWIVLVADADGFVPLTFKHKEALMVRNAKRKCPCKPVGSTDDLSPELSKSCSMAQ; the protein is encoded by the exons ATGGATCTAGGAGAAGTCAAACTTTTAAGGACTGGTTTAAATAGTCTGCAAGCCATTCACCCTGTGCATGGGATAGCTTGGACTGATGGGAAACAGGTTTGCCTCACGTCTTTCTGTTACATCAGCGGTGAAGTCAAATTTGGGGACACAAATGTCATTGGACAATTTGAAGATGTCTTCGGGCTTTTTTGGGGACGTATGTGCTGCCATGGTTCTCTGGCATTGCTTGCTGTCCAGCACAAGAAGCAGGTTACAGTGTTGCAGCTCCAGCAGAGTGCCCTGGAGCAGAATAAACTGTTATGTGCACAGACATGTGAATTGAATGAGCCTTTCCCCCTGCTGTCTCAGGGCTGCGTCTGGCATCCCAGATTAGACATCTTGGCCATTTTAACCAAGCGggatgtctctgtgctgttctctgtgtgtgtggataaccGGCATGTGAAGGCAGACATCCAGGGCAGCGGGCTTGTCCGCTGTGCATGCTGGACTAAAGATGGAATGAGACTTGTGGTTGCCATTGGAAGCGCTCTTCATTCCTACACCTGGAACGACATCCAGAAGAGCTTGGTGGCCTGTTCCTTTTGCCCCATTTTTGATGTTGGTGACAACATCTGCAGCATTGAGTCTATAGATGACGCTCAAATAGTTGTCACCACAGAGCTGCCGTTGGATAAAATATGTGGGCTGAATGCTGGTATCGCCTTTGACATGCCAGCTATGTCCGAGCCAGCCTCCTCTCAGCACTTGCCAGTTATGACGTTGGGTGGAGATGCTGACTTGGAGTCCCAGAGAAGGTCATTCGATTCTGAACAGTTGCAGCCTCAAGGGTTCCTTTCATCCTCTGGCCCCATTGACCTTACTGAGATTCTGGCTAAACACAAAAAATCAGACCCCAGCCCTCTCATTCACCTGCACCGGCGAGACAACATGACAGGATCAGGTCAAGACTCGTCCCATTTGATTCTGGTCAGATATGAGCACAAGGTCACCTCCACCAGGAAAGTGAGCATCCCAGGCATCCTGGTGCCTGACATCCTGGCCTTTGATCCCAAGGGGAATACTGTAGTGGTGGCTTCTAACTCCTGCAGCACGATTCTCATTTACTCCATCACAGAGTTGTCTGTGTCCAATATTCAGCAAATTCATCTTCAGAAGAATGAGAAGCCGAAAGGGTTGTGCTTCATCAGCAGCAATATGATACTGCTCGCACTGGGTCAGCAGAGGTCAAATGACCCTGTCTTTCTTCCATCCTCAAACACAGACCAATACAACCTCAGGCTGGTGGCTAGGGAGCTGGTGTTCAGTGAGGACAATGCCTCTTCAGTGTCTGACTCTCCCAGTAATTTGCATGGTCTCTGGAGACATTCTGAGAACTACTCCAAACCTCTTGCATTGAAGGACCTTGTTCTTCCTGAGGGCTCCATAAATGTTCCCCCAAGCAGCAGAAGGAAACTGATTGAGGAGATGCAAAGTCCTGAAGTCAGCCTGGTGCCCAGCTCGGATAGAGCCGCATCCAGCACCTCCTCCATCACCGTGGAGACCTACGATATGGATCATGTGACCCGCATGGCCACACTAGTAGCTGGCCAGATCAGCCGGGAATCAAGTCAACCGTGTTCTCCTCGATATGAGGTTTCAGAAAAGTTGCTTTCTGATCCCTCTCCCCATAAGAACAGCAACCTTATGAAACAGAAGGACCTGGAGGAGCTCAAACACAACATAGAGAGGATATTAGTCCAATTCTCTGAGGTGCAGCAGTGCCTCTCAGAAATCAGAGACTTTGACTGGAATGGGAAAAAGTCCATGGGCTGTTACCCATTTGCCTGTGAACCTCAGTATGTTCATGTTACATGTCAG AAACTGCTTTCAGAGAACGTGCACACAGACGAGAAGAGAGTGGTTCTGCTTTGTGAGGGAAGGCTGCGTCTTCGAGCACTTCAGGAGATCTTCAACCTGCCCATGGTGGAGATGAAGCATG GTTCAGTGTGGATCGTCCTGGTGGCTGATGCAGATGGATTTGTACCACTCACTTTCAAACACAAGGAGGCACTCATGGTACGGAATGCAAAGAGAAAGTGTCCCTGCAAGCCTGTGGGCAGCACCGATGACCTATCCCCAGAACTCTCCAAATCTTGTAGTATGGCACAATGA
- the wdcp gene encoding WD repeat and coiled-coil-containing protein isoform X2 — protein sequence MYGIYCKSMDLGEVKLLRTGLNSLQAIHPVHGIAWTDGKQVCLTSFCYISGEVKFGDTNVIGQFEDVFGLFWGRMCCHGSLALLAVQHKKQVTVLQLQQSALEQNKLLCAQTCELNEPFPLLSQGCVWHPRLDILAILTKRDVSVLFSVCVDNRHVKADIQGSGLVRCACWTKDGMRLVVAIGSALHSYTWNDIQKSLVACSFCPIFDVGDNICSIESIDDAQIVVTTELPLDKICGLNAGIAFDMPAMSEPASSQHLPVMTLGGDADLESQRRSFDSEQLQPQGFLSSSGPIDLTEILAKHKKSDPSPLIHLHRRDNMTGSGQDSSHLILVRYEHKVTSTRKVSIPGILVPDILAFDPKGNTVVVASNSCSTILIYSITELSVSNIQQIHLQKNEKPKGLCFISSNMILLALGQQRSNDPVFLPSSNTDQYNLRLVARELVFSEDNASSVSDSPSNLHGLWRHSENYSKPLALKDLVLPEGSINVPPSSRRKLIEEMQSPEVSLVPSSDRAASSTSSITVETYDMDHVTRMATLVAGQISRESSQPCSPRYEVSEKLLSDPSPHKNSNLMKQKDLEELKHNIERILVQFSEVQQCLSEIRDFDWNGKKSMGCYPFACEPQYVHVTCQKLLSENVHTDEKRVVLLCEGRLRLRALQEIFNLPMVEMKHGSVWIVLVADADGFVPLTFKHKEALMVRNAKRKCPCKPVGSTDDLSPELSKSCSMAQ from the exons ATGTATGGAATCT ACTGCAAAAGCATGGATCTAGGAGAAGTCAAACTTTTAAGGACTGGTTTAAATAGTCTGCAAGCCATTCACCCTGTGCATGGGATAGCTTGGACTGATGGGAAACAGGTTTGCCTCACGTCTTTCTGTTACATCAGCGGTGAAGTCAAATTTGGGGACACAAATGTCATTGGACAATTTGAAGATGTCTTCGGGCTTTTTTGGGGACGTATGTGCTGCCATGGTTCTCTGGCATTGCTTGCTGTCCAGCACAAGAAGCAGGTTACAGTGTTGCAGCTCCAGCAGAGTGCCCTGGAGCAGAATAAACTGTTATGTGCACAGACATGTGAATTGAATGAGCCTTTCCCCCTGCTGTCTCAGGGCTGCGTCTGGCATCCCAGATTAGACATCTTGGCCATTTTAACCAAGCGggatgtctctgtgctgttctctgtgtgtgtggataaccGGCATGTGAAGGCAGACATCCAGGGCAGCGGGCTTGTCCGCTGTGCATGCTGGACTAAAGATGGAATGAGACTTGTGGTTGCCATTGGAAGCGCTCTTCATTCCTACACCTGGAACGACATCCAGAAGAGCTTGGTGGCCTGTTCCTTTTGCCCCATTTTTGATGTTGGTGACAACATCTGCAGCATTGAGTCTATAGATGACGCTCAAATAGTTGTCACCACAGAGCTGCCGTTGGATAAAATATGTGGGCTGAATGCTGGTATCGCCTTTGACATGCCAGCTATGTCCGAGCCAGCCTCCTCTCAGCACTTGCCAGTTATGACGTTGGGTGGAGATGCTGACTTGGAGTCCCAGAGAAGGTCATTCGATTCTGAACAGTTGCAGCCTCAAGGGTTCCTTTCATCCTCTGGCCCCATTGACCTTACTGAGATTCTGGCTAAACACAAAAAATCAGACCCCAGCCCTCTCATTCACCTGCACCGGCGAGACAACATGACAGGATCAGGTCAAGACTCGTCCCATTTGATTCTGGTCAGATATGAGCACAAGGTCACCTCCACCAGGAAAGTGAGCATCCCAGGCATCCTGGTGCCTGACATCCTGGCCTTTGATCCCAAGGGGAATACTGTAGTGGTGGCTTCTAACTCCTGCAGCACGATTCTCATTTACTCCATCACAGAGTTGTCTGTGTCCAATATTCAGCAAATTCATCTTCAGAAGAATGAGAAGCCGAAAGGGTTGTGCTTCATCAGCAGCAATATGATACTGCTCGCACTGGGTCAGCAGAGGTCAAATGACCCTGTCTTTCTTCCATCCTCAAACACAGACCAATACAACCTCAGGCTGGTGGCTAGGGAGCTGGTGTTCAGTGAGGACAATGCCTCTTCAGTGTCTGACTCTCCCAGTAATTTGCATGGTCTCTGGAGACATTCTGAGAACTACTCCAAACCTCTTGCATTGAAGGACCTTGTTCTTCCTGAGGGCTCCATAAATGTTCCCCCAAGCAGCAGAAGGAAACTGATTGAGGAGATGCAAAGTCCTGAAGTCAGCCTGGTGCCCAGCTCGGATAGAGCCGCATCCAGCACCTCCTCCATCACCGTGGAGACCTACGATATGGATCATGTGACCCGCATGGCCACACTAGTAGCTGGCCAGATCAGCCGGGAATCAAGTCAACCGTGTTCTCCTCGATATGAGGTTTCAGAAAAGTTGCTTTCTGATCCCTCTCCCCATAAGAACAGCAACCTTATGAAACAGAAGGACCTGGAGGAGCTCAAACACAACATAGAGAGGATATTAGTCCAATTCTCTGAGGTGCAGCAGTGCCTCTCAGAAATCAGAGACTTTGACTGGAATGGGAAAAAGTCCATGGGCTGTTACCCATTTGCCTGTGAACCTCAGTATGTTCATGTTACATGTCAG AAACTGCTTTCAGAGAACGTGCACACAGACGAGAAGAGAGTGGTTCTGCTTTGTGAGGGAAGGCTGCGTCTTCGAGCACTTCAGGAGATCTTCAACCTGCCCATGGTGGAGATGAAGCATG GTTCAGTGTGGATCGTCCTGGTGGCTGATGCAGATGGATTTGTACCACTCACTTTCAAACACAAGGAGGCACTCATGGTACGGAATGCAAAGAGAAAGTGTCCCTGCAAGCCTGTGGGCAGCACCGATGACCTATCCCCAGAACTCTCCAAATCTTGTAGTATGGCACAATGA